From the genome of Nakamurella flavida:
CCGGGCGCGCGCTGGCCGATCTGGGCCGTCAGGTCGACGTGGTGGCCGGGGTCGGCGACGACCCGCTGGGCGCGGTGGTGGCCGCGGAGGTCGAGGCCTATCCGGGCCTGCACGGGCGCATCCAGGTCATCCCCGGATCGACCACCTCCTACAGCGTGGTCGTCGAGCCGCCCGGCACCGATCGCACCTTCTGGCACCACACCGGCGCCAACGCACTGTTCGACGGGGCCGCGCTCGACCCGGCCGGCCTCGACCTGCTGCACGTGGGCTATCCCCCGCTGCTGCCGGCGATGGCCGCCGCCGACGGCGCGGCCCTGGTCGACCTGTTCACCCGCGCGCGGGCCGCCGGCGCGACCACGTCCCTGGATCTGGCCGTGGTCGACCGGGACTCCGCCGTCGGGCGCATCGACTGGACCGCGGTGCTGCGGGCCTGCCTACCGCACACCGACGTGATCAGCCCCAGCGTCGACGACCTCACCTCGGCGCTCGGCCTGGATGCGCCGACCGACGACGCGGCCGCGGCCGCGCTGGCCGCCGACCTGGCCGGGCGACTGTTGGCCTGGGGCGCGGCCGTGGTCGTGCTGTCCGACGGTGGCCGCGGGCTGCTCGTCCGCACCGCGGGACGGGAGCGGCTCGCTGCCGGGGGGCGCGTCCTGGCCCCGATGGCGGACACCTGGGCCGACGCCGACTTCCGCATCCTGCCGGTCCCGGTGGCCGACCCGCGCACGACGAACGGCGCCGGCGACGCGTGCACAGCCGGGTTGCTCGCCGGGCTCGTGGCCGGTGGAACGCCCCGCCAGGCCGTGACTCTCGCCGCCGCGACCGCGGCCGTGGTGATCTCCGGCCGCCGCCCCACCCCGGACGTGGTGCTGGCGGGGAACCCGGAACTGGCCGGGTTGTTCGCCACCCGCCCCTGACCCCCGCTGCCCTCCCCGACCCCCCGAAGGACACCCATGGACCTGCTGCAGCTCCCCGCCAACCAGCCGCGCGACCGCTTCTACCGCGGGGGCGAGCGCATCGCGGAGTTCCGTGGGGACGGCCCGGCCGCACCGAACACCCCGGAGGACTGGGTCGGGTCGACCACGTGCGTGCGCGGGCAGGACCCGGTGGGCCGCACCCGCTTGGCGGACGGCACCGATCTCGCCGACGCCGTGGCCGCCGACCCGGCCGGCTGGCTGGGCGACGATCACGTGGCGGCGTTCGGTGCCGACACCATGCTCCTGGTCAAGCTGCTGGATGCCGGCCAGCGCCTGCCCATCCACGCCCACCCGCACCGGACGTTCGCCCACGAGCATCTCGGCTCCGCGCACGGCAAGGCCGAGGCATGGTTCCTGCTCACCCCCGGCGTCGTCCACCTCGGCCTGCGCGAGGACATCGCCAGCGACCGGTTGCTGGCGATGATCGAGAACCAGGACACCGACGAACTGCTCGAGCTGATGCACCGCATCGAGGTGCCGGCCGGGCACACGGTCTACGTCCCGCCGGGGGTGCTGCACGCGATCGGCGAGGGCATCCTGCTGGTGGAGGTGCAGGAGCCCGAGGACCTGTCGATCCTGCTCGAGTGGCGTGGGTTCGACCTGGACGGGGTGACCGACGGTCACCTCGATCTCGGGTTCGCCACCGCACTGGAGGCGGTGGAGACCACTGCCCGCACCGCGGCGGACGTGGCCGCACTGGTCCGCGGACCCGTCGAGGACGGTGACTGCCTGCCCGCGGAGAGTGCCCCGTACTTCCGCCTCGATCGACTGGCCGTCGACGGTGGGCGTTCGGTCCCGGCCGGATTCGGCGTGCTCGTGGTGGTCGACGGTCCGGTGACCGTCGGCGGAACGGCCTCCGGCGCCCGGATCGACGCACCGGCGGGGGCCACCGTGCTGATCCCGTTCGCCGCCGGGGACCTCACGCTCGCCGGGTCCGGCGCCGTGGTGCTGGCCCGTCCGCCGTTGGCGCGCCGAGCGTCGTGACGGTCCCGGGGCGGGCCGATCGTCCGCCGACGATGAACGACGTCGCGCGGGAGGCCGGCGTCGCCCTCAAGACGGTGTCGCGGTTCGTCAACGGCGAGCGGAACATCGATCCCGTGTTGGCCGGCCGGATCGGTGCAGCCATCGGAACCCTCGGCTACCGGCGGAATCTCGCTGCAGCGAGCCTGCGGCCGGGCCGGAGTTCCCGGACCATCGGGCTGATCATCAGCGACCTGGCCAACCCGTACTACTCCACGATCGCCCGGGCCATCGAGCTGCTCGCCCGGGAGCACGGGTTCCTGCTCACCACGGCGAGTTCGGACGAGGAGGGTGACCGGCACGACGCCCTGGTCGACCGTCTGCTGGGCCAACAGGTCGAAGGGTTGATCGTGGTGCCGCCGCGACAGGCCGGCCGGGCGTGGTCCCAGGTGCCCGGGCCGGTACCCCCGGTCGTCTTCCTCGACCGGCCGGGCGACCTGGCCGGGGCGGACACGATCCTGGCCGACAACGCCGGCGGCGCGCGTGCCGCGACGGTCGAGCTGCTGGCGCAGGGCGCCCGGTCGGTGGCCTTCGTCGGGGATTCCCGGGCGATCAGCACCATGGCCGAGCGCTACCGCGGGTACGCCGACGCCCTGGCCGAGCACGGGCTCGCCCCCGATCCGGCGCTGGTCAGCGCGGCCGCCCACAGCAAGGACCAGGCGGCCGCGGTGGTCGCCGAGCTGATGGCCAGCGGCGCGGCCGACGCGGTCTTCGCCGCCAACAACCGGGCCAGCCTCGGTGCCGTCCTGGCCTTCCGGGAGTCCGGCCGTCGCCTGCCGCTCATCGGTTTCGACGACTTCGAGGCCGCGGCCCTGCTGACCCCCGCCGTGTCGGTGGTCAGCCAGGACGTCACCGAGATGGGCCGGCTGGCCGCCGAACTGGTGCTCGACCGACTCTCCGGCGCCCCGGCCCGGAGCGACCGGCTCCAGATACTGCCGACGCGGCTGATCCTGCGGGGGTCGGAGCGGGTCGGTCACGCTGCCGGGGGCGATCGGTAGGTTCGACGGGTGGCCAGGCGACTGTGGGGTGCGGTGCTGCTCTGCGCCGTGCTGCTGGCCGTCGCGGTGATCTCCGGGGTGGTCAACCACGTCCGGCCCGGGACGGCCACCGCCGAGCCGGTGCGGCCGGTTCCGCAGGTCGGCGACTGCCAACCGGTTCCCGATCCGCAGGCCGTTCCCCCGTCCGGTTTCGGCCTGCCCAGTCCGGTGCTGGCGCCGTGCGACGGTCCCCGGGCGGCCGAGGTCATCCTGGTCTTCCCGGACTACGCCGCCGCCGATGTCGTCACCGCCGACGCGGTGTCCCCGCTCGACCGGTGCGCGGAGCTGATGGACCCCTATCTCGGTCTGCCGTCCACTCCCGTGGGTCCGACCGCATGGGTCCCGGCGCAGTGGGTGGTCGTGGACCTGGCCGGCCCCGACGCCCGTCAGCGGGCCGCCGGGCAGGTGTGGGCCGCCTGCCTGATCCACCCGGTGTCCCCCACCGGGGACGCCCCGGTTTTCCTCGGATCGGCCCGGGGAGTGATGTCCCGGCCCGGGCCGGAGAGCGCCGTGCTGTCGGCGTGTCTCGACGAGCCGGACGGCGGTCCGGTCAGCTGTCTGGAGCCGCACCGGTCGGAGACGCTCGGCTACCGGAGTGTTCCCCGCGGGACCCCGGAGGAGGAGCTGCAGGCCTCGTGCGCCGAGCTGGTGGCCCGGTCCACCGCGATGCCCGACCCCACCGCGGGCGGTGCACTCACCACCACGGTCACCCGGGTCCCGGTCGACACCAACTACTCCGACGCCGTCCCGACCGCGCTGTGCAACGTGGACACCACCGACCCCGCCCGGTCCCTCACCTCGACCCTGCGCAATCTGGGGACGACCCCGCCGCCGCTGACCTGAGGCGGCCGGTCACGGCTGCGCTCGACACGTTCCCCCAGTGCCACAGCCCATCAGCCGGATGCGTCCTCGATGAGGTTGAGCTGCGTCCCGTCGAGGTCAATGAGGTACGCCGCCCGCTGGCCCCAGCTCCGCCGCGCGATCGGCGTCAGTCGTGGGATCCCCCGGGCGGCCAGGGGTACGTCGGATGCGGCGACGTCCGCCCACAACGCGTCCAGATCGGCGACCCGCACGCTGCACAGGAAGGAGCTCGTCGCCGGATCCAGATCCGGGAAGGGGAAGAACTCCAGGACGAGCGACCCGCGACGCAGGATCATCCAGCCGTCGTCCCGGAACGTCTCGACAAAACCGAAGCCGCCGTAGAACGCGCTGGTCGCCGCCAGGTCGCGGGCGGGCAGGTTGGGCACGGTGCGGACGGCCATGGCGCCAGTCTGCGCCCGGTGGCCCCTCTGTCCGCCGAGGCCGGCCGAGGGACGCCCGATCGTGACCCGAGGCGACCTGACGACCGGGGGCCGGCGGCCGGGCCGGACGATGAGCCGAGGGGAGCTCGCGCCGGGGACGGCGAGTCCGACGGACCCGGACCGCTTCTCCACCCCGCCACGGAGGTAGGGGCCGCCGACCGGGGTGTTCCTGTTCTCCCCGGCAGGTTTCATCCTGCACGTGCAGGTCCCTCTCACAGGGCCGGCCTGTGCGCTGGAACCCGAACCGCTCACCTCGACAACCACCGATCGGAGCACCATGCCCATCACGGCCTTCCTCGACCTCCGTCTGAAGCCCGACGCCCCCGAGGTGGGGCTGGCCCACCTGCAGACGGTGCTCGCAGACACCCGCGCGTTCCCGGGCTGTCTGGGCGTCGAGGTCCTCGTCGACCGGGCCGACCCGGCCCACGTCGTGGCCGTCGAGAAATGGGCCGATGCGGAGGCCGACGGCCGGTACCGCGCCTGGCGGGCCGGCGACGGGGCCAGCGGGCTGGGCGACCACTTGGCCGGACCGCCGACTCTCACCCTCTTCGACACCGACACGGTTATCGCTTCGGCCTGAGGCCGGGACGATCTCGACCCGGGTGGTCGTCGAATCCGTCCGGTCCCCTGTCCCCCGGACGATGATTGACATCCCCTCGGAGCAGGACGTCCCCTCCGGGCCCCTGCGACCCGGGCCCCGGGGCTCCGTGCACACTGCGCCGACCGCATGACACCGCCTTCGCCGACGGCAACGAGCTCTGCTGGCCGTCCACTACTACCGCTGCGGGTGCTCGTCCGGTCGTGCTGATGGTCCGGCGGGGACGTTCTCGGCCGATGGTTCCCGGCCGACGATCGCGCACGGTCGGGAACGGGCGGTGGCGCCGCGTGCTTCTGTAGCCGTGACCACCCCAGCCCCCGCGGTCCGTCCGGGACCAGGGCGGACCGGACGGACCGCATGGTTCCGGCGGGGGCTCAGCCGACCGGGAAGGCGCGGCGGGCCCGGACGGCCACGACCAGCGCGACGG
Proteins encoded in this window:
- a CDS encoding carbohydrate kinase family protein, which encodes MTSTTGLAVAGHICLDLTPTLPGPARVEPGQLVDIGALRMSLGGSAANTGRALADLGRQVDVVAGVGDDPLGAVVAAEVEAYPGLHGRIQVIPGSTTSYSVVVEPPGTDRTFWHHTGANALFDGAALDPAGLDLLHVGYPPLLPAMAAADGAALVDLFTRARAAGATTSLDLAVVDRDSAVGRIDWTAVLRACLPHTDVISPSVDDLTSALGLDAPTDDAAAAALAADLAGRLLAWGAAVVVLSDGGRGLLVRTAGRERLAAGGRVLAPMADTWADADFRILPVPVADPRTTNGAGDACTAGLLAGLVAGGTPRQAVTLAAATAAVVISGRRPTPDVVLAGNPELAGLFATRP
- a CDS encoding putative quinol monooxygenase, which produces MPITAFLDLRLKPDAPEVGLAHLQTVLADTRAFPGCLGVEVLVDRADPAHVVAVEKWADAEADGRYRAWRAGDGASGLGDHLAGPPTLTLFDTDTVIASA
- a CDS encoding LacI family DNA-binding transcriptional regulator, whose protein sequence is MNDVAREAGVALKTVSRFVNGERNIDPVLAGRIGAAIGTLGYRRNLAAASLRPGRSSRTIGLIISDLANPYYSTIARAIELLAREHGFLLTTASSDEEGDRHDALVDRLLGQQVEGLIVVPPRQAGRAWSQVPGPVPPVVFLDRPGDLAGADTILADNAGGARAATVELLAQGARSVAFVGDSRAISTMAERYRGYADALAEHGLAPDPALVSAAAHSKDQAAAVVAELMASGAADAVFAANNRASLGAVLAFRESGRRLPLIGFDDFEAAALLTPAVSVVSQDVTEMGRLAAELVLDRLSGAPARSDRLQILPTRLILRGSERVGHAAGGDR
- a CDS encoding class I mannose-6-phosphate isomerase, producing the protein MDLLQLPANQPRDRFYRGGERIAEFRGDGPAAPNTPEDWVGSTTCVRGQDPVGRTRLADGTDLADAVAADPAGWLGDDHVAAFGADTMLLVKLLDAGQRLPIHAHPHRTFAHEHLGSAHGKAEAWFLLTPGVVHLGLREDIASDRLLAMIENQDTDELLELMHRIEVPAGHTVYVPPGVLHAIGEGILLVEVQEPEDLSILLEWRGFDLDGVTDGHLDLGFATALEAVETTARTAADVAALVRGPVEDGDCLPAESAPYFRLDRLAVDGGRSVPAGFGVLVVVDGPVTVGGTASGARIDAPAGATVLIPFAAGDLTLAGSGAVVLARPPLARRAS
- a CDS encoding bleomycin resistance protein gives rise to the protein MAVRTVPNLPARDLAATSAFYGGFGFVETFRDDGWMILRRGSLVLEFFPFPDLDPATSSFLCSVRVADLDALWADVAASDVPLAARGIPRLTPIARRSWGQRAAYLIDLDGTQLNLIEDASG